From Bradyrhizobium symbiodeficiens, the proteins below share one genomic window:
- a CDS encoding PaaI family thioesterase, with product MSAIPTTLPFEELAEAIKGRRSDYGQISGLQLDRFAPREAWSSLPYRPVFVGDTETGVLHGGVVTAMLDESCGMAVQLALDGTSAIATLDLRIDYQKPATPGLDIKAHSVCYRTTRSIAFVRSTAYQESEDDPVATATACFMIGANRTNMLADRRMDLRSIPTLEAPDDPDGPFANSPFARALGIRVNDDGTLTMPFSPQIVGNPILPAIHGGMTGAFLETTAIFGVRRELGTAALPKPIGLTINYLRSGRALDTFANVSIVKQGRRIVAFEARAWQDDADKPIATAFGHFMLRPTPGRDEE from the coding sequence ATGAGCGCCATACCGACCACGCTTCCGTTCGAGGAACTCGCCGAAGCCATCAAGGGCCGCCGTTCCGACTACGGCCAGATCAGCGGGCTGCAGCTCGACCGTTTCGCACCTCGCGAGGCCTGGTCCAGCCTGCCCTATCGTCCCGTCTTCGTCGGCGACACCGAAACGGGCGTGCTGCATGGCGGCGTCGTCACGGCGATGCTGGACGAGAGCTGCGGCATGGCGGTGCAGCTTGCGCTCGACGGCACGAGCGCGATCGCAACTCTCGATTTGCGCATCGACTATCAGAAGCCGGCCACGCCCGGTCTCGACATCAAGGCGCATTCGGTCTGCTACCGCACCACGCGCTCGATCGCCTTCGTGCGCTCGACGGCCTACCAGGAGTCCGAGGACGATCCGGTCGCGACCGCGACCGCCTGCTTCATGATCGGCGCCAACCGCACCAACATGCTTGCCGACCGCAGGATGGACTTGCGCAGCATCCCGACGCTGGAGGCACCGGACGATCCGGACGGTCCGTTCGCGAACAGCCCGTTCGCGCGCGCCCTCGGCATTCGCGTCAACGACGACGGCACGCTGACGATGCCGTTCTCGCCGCAGATCGTCGGCAATCCGATCCTGCCCGCGATCCATGGCGGCATGACCGGCGCCTTCCTCGAGACCACTGCGATCTTCGGCGTGAGGCGCGAGCTCGGCACCGCCGCGCTGCCCAAGCCGATCGGACTCACCATCAACTATCTTCGCTCCGGCCGCGCGCTCGACACCTTCGCCAACGTCTCGATCGTGAAGCAGGGCCGGCGCATCGTCGCGTTCGAGGCGCGCGCCTGGCAGGACGATGCGGACAAGCCGATCGCCACCGCCTTCGGTCATTTCATGCTGCGCCCGACGCCCGGACGCGACGAGGAATAG
- a CDS encoding amidase, producing the protein MTTLPMSWTEWAQHDGVALAGRVRKGELTAKELARQAAAGVAKVNPALSGVVELFEDVIADPAKDGANLAGPFAGLPFLMKDLGPTMKGRLQEMGSLLMRGNRAAADTFLTGKFRQAGLNLIGRTTTPEFGVCSSADNPAVYVTRNPWNTDYTTCGSSAGSAAMVAAGVVPIAHSTDGGGSIRIPAGVNGNIGLKVSRGVFSLAPHMSDLTGLVSIQGCQSRSVRDTAAFVDHARGPAPGEFMPFWTTAQPYSEMIKRDPGKLRIALSHSWGDYTATPELAAELEKTGRFLEGLGHHVDYALPELDFRAAFEAQTMCYISNFAVVISNMLAARGLEKPPEDLIEPMNIRIWEAGRHTSFAERAKMQGVFNTTSRGFGAFFEQWDVILTPITALPTPKVGTREYLTIADNPDVLDWFGNLWRFFAFTPLANLCGMPAISMPMATQDHGLPLGIQAIAKQAGDGLLLQLAAQIERALDGKWNGGRKPKVHVS; encoded by the coding sequence ATGACCACCTTGCCGATGAGCTGGACTGAATGGGCGCAGCACGATGGCGTCGCGCTGGCGGGACGTGTCCGCAAAGGCGAGCTAACGGCGAAGGAGCTGGCGCGCCAGGCTGCCGCGGGTGTCGCCAAGGTCAATCCCGCGCTGTCAGGCGTGGTCGAGCTGTTCGAGGACGTGATCGCCGATCCGGCCAAGGACGGCGCCAATCTGGCCGGTCCCTTCGCCGGCCTGCCGTTCCTCATGAAGGATCTCGGGCCGACCATGAAGGGCCGGCTGCAGGAAATGGGCTCGCTCTTGATGCGCGGCAATCGCGCCGCGGCCGATACGTTCCTCACCGGCAAATTCCGCCAGGCCGGCCTCAATCTGATCGGACGCACCACCACACCCGAATTCGGCGTGTGCTCGTCGGCCGACAATCCCGCCGTCTACGTCACCCGCAATCCCTGGAATACCGATTATACCACTTGCGGCTCGTCGGCTGGCAGCGCCGCCATGGTTGCCGCCGGCGTGGTGCCGATCGCACATTCCACCGACGGCGGCGGCTCGATCCGCATTCCCGCCGGTGTCAACGGCAATATCGGTCTGAAGGTCTCGCGCGGCGTGTTCTCGCTGGCGCCGCACATGTCCGACCTCACCGGCCTCGTCTCGATCCAGGGCTGCCAGTCGCGCTCGGTGCGCGACACCGCGGCCTTCGTCGATCACGCCCGCGGACCAGCGCCCGGCGAGTTCATGCCGTTCTGGACCACGGCGCAGCCTTATTCGGAGATGATCAAGCGCGATCCGGGCAAGCTGCGCATCGCGCTGTCGCACAGCTGGGGCGACTACACCGCGACGCCCGAGCTCGCAGCCGAACTGGAGAAGACCGGCCGCTTCCTCGAAGGCCTTGGCCACCACGTCGACTACGCGCTGCCCGAGCTGGACTTCCGCGCCGCGTTCGAGGCGCAGACGATGTGCTACATCTCGAACTTCGCGGTGGTGATTTCCAACATGCTGGCCGCGCGCGGGCTGGAAAAGCCGCCGGAAGATCTGATCGAGCCGATGAACATCCGGATCTGGGAAGCCGGCCGGCACACCAGCTTCGCCGAGCGGGCGAAGATGCAAGGCGTATTCAACACCACGTCACGCGGCTTCGGCGCCTTCTTCGAGCAGTGGGACGTGATCCTGACGCCGATCACGGCGCTGCCGACCCCGAAGGTCGGCACCAGGGAATACCTGACCATCGCCGACAATCCTGATGTGCTCGACTGGTTCGGCAATCTCTGGCGCTTCTTCGCCTTCACGCCGTTGGCCAATCTCTGCGGCATGCCCGCGATCTCGATGCCGATGGCCACCCAAGACCACGGCCTGCCGCTCGGCATCCAGGCGATCGCCAAGCAGGCCGGTGACGGCCTGTTGCTGCAGCTCGCCGCCCAGATCGAGCGAGCACTCGACGGCAAGTGGAACGGCGGCAGGAAGCCGAAGGTGCATGTGAGCTGA
- a CDS encoding ring-opening amidohydrolase yields the protein MPTASVGVFKIATKGPGDVSGLMAMIVSGAIDPTSILAILGKTEGNGGVNDFTREYAVAALCTALAPQLGLAPQEVEQRIAFVMSGGTEGVLSPHITVFTRSEVAQRPAGISGKRLSIGMAQTRDFLPEELGRSAQIAETAKAVKAAMADAGITDPADVHFVQIKCPLLTSERVEAAAARGNKTATISSYSSMAYSRGASALGVAVALGEVTSDIRDEDVLRRYDLFSKVASTSSGIELMHNVVIVLGNSDSSASEFVIGHAVMNDAIDAPAVVSALQSVGLEAFLGVAPQAKAGRELVNIFAKAEASPDGSVRGFRHTMLEDTDISSTRHARAAVGGLIAGLAGTGVVYVSGGAEHQGPAGGGPVAAIARMF from the coding sequence ATGCCCACTGCATCGGTTGGCGTCTTCAAGATCGCCACCAAGGGCCCCGGCGACGTTTCCGGCCTCATGGCCATGATCGTTTCAGGCGCGATCGACCCGACCTCGATCCTGGCCATTCTCGGCAAGACCGAGGGCAATGGCGGCGTCAACGACTTCACGCGGGAGTACGCGGTGGCCGCGCTGTGCACGGCGCTGGCGCCGCAGCTCGGCCTTGCCCCGCAGGAGGTCGAGCAGCGCATCGCCTTCGTGATGTCAGGCGGCACTGAGGGTGTGCTCAGCCCGCATATCACTGTGTTCACGCGCAGCGAAGTCGCGCAACGGCCCGCCGGCATCTCAGGCAAGCGCCTGAGCATCGGCATGGCTCAGACCCGCGATTTCCTTCCTGAGGAGCTTGGCCGTTCCGCGCAGATCGCCGAGACCGCCAAGGCCGTGAAGGCCGCGATGGCGGATGCCGGCATCACTGACCCCGCTGACGTCCATTTCGTGCAGATCAAGTGCCCGCTGCTCACCAGCGAGCGCGTCGAGGCGGCGGCCGCGCGCGGCAACAAGACCGCGACGATCAGCTCGTACAGCTCGATGGCCTATTCGCGCGGCGCCTCCGCGCTCGGGGTTGCGGTCGCGCTCGGCGAGGTCACATCCGACATTCGCGATGAGGACGTGCTGCGGCGCTACGATCTGTTCTCGAAGGTCGCCTCGACCTCGTCCGGAATCGAGCTGATGCATAACGTCGTCATCGTGCTCGGCAATTCCGACAGTTCAGCCAGCGAGTTCGTGATCGGGCATGCCGTGATGAACGACGCAATCGATGCGCCCGCGGTGGTGTCGGCACTGCAGAGCGTTGGCCTTGAGGCCTTCCTTGGGGTTGCACCGCAGGCAAAAGCAGGCCGCGAGCTCGTCAACATCTTCGCCAAGGCCGAGGCTTCGCCCGATGGCAGCGTGCGCGGCTTCCGTCACACCATGCTGGAAGATACCGACATAAGCTCGACACGCCATGCCCGCGCGGCCGTCGGCGGCTTGATCGCAGGCCTTGCCGGCACCGGGGTGGTCTATGTCTCCGGCGGCGCCGAGCATCAGGGGCCGGCCGGCGGCGGGCCGGTTGCGGCGATCGCGCGCATGTTCTAA
- a CDS encoding Tex family protein, giving the protein MANINQKIAQELGVRPEQVEATVTLLDGGATVPFIARYRKEATGALDDAQLRTLEERLGYLRELEDRRKAILESVREQGKLDAALEASILAADSKARLEDIYLPFKPKRRTKAEIAKEAGLEPLANQLMAEPTNDPKVVAEAFVNAEKGIADAAAALDGARAILVERFDEDADLIGALREEMWTNARMASKVRDGKKTEGEKFADYFDFSEPLTKLPSHRILAMFRGEKEEILDLQIQAEAEAPPPGVPSAYELKIMKRFGITDLKRAGDRWLIDTVRWAWRTKIQVHLNIDLRMRLWNAAETEAVRVFASNLRDLLLAAPAGTRVTMGLDPGYRTGVKVAVTDATGKVVDTAVIYPHEPQRQWNESLATLGRLAMKHKVELIAIGNGTASRETDKLAGDLVKGLAELKMSKIVVSEAGASVYSASAFASEELPGLDVTLRGAVSIARRLQDPLAELVKIEPKAIGVGQYQHDLGQAKLAKSLDAVVEDCVNAVGVDVNTASAPLLARVSGVGSGLAQSIVAHRDANGPFKSRKALKDVPRLGPKAFEQCAGFLRILGGEDPLDASGVHPEAYPVVRRILSATKSDIKALIGSSEIVRTLKPKDFVDETFGLPTVTDILKELEKPGRDPRPAFKAAVFMEGVEEIKHLKKGMILEGTVTNVAAFGAFVDIGVHQDGLVHISAMSKTYIKDPREVVKPGDIVKVKVLDFEVARKRISLTLRLDDEVGAKKDAPGMQRDNGARNPSRMTSSAPRKQESSGGGGALAEALRRAAEKNNGKRV; this is encoded by the coding sequence GTGGCAAATATCAACCAGAAAATTGCGCAGGAGCTTGGGGTTCGCCCCGAGCAGGTCGAGGCGACGGTGACGCTGCTCGACGGCGGCGCCACGGTTCCCTTCATCGCCCGCTACCGCAAGGAAGCGACCGGTGCGCTCGACGACGCGCAATTGCGCACCCTGGAGGAGCGCCTGGGTTACCTGCGCGAGCTCGAGGACCGCCGCAAGGCCATCCTCGAATCGGTCCGCGAGCAGGGCAAGCTCGATGCTGCGCTCGAAGCCTCCATTCTCGCCGCCGACAGCAAGGCCCGCCTCGAAGACATCTATCTGCCGTTCAAGCCGAAGCGCCGCACCAAGGCGGAGATTGCCAAGGAAGCCGGCCTCGAGCCGCTCGCCAACCAGCTGATGGCGGAGCCCACGAACGATCCGAAGGTGGTGGCCGAAGCCTTCGTCAACGCCGAGAAGGGCATTGCGGACGCCGCCGCCGCACTCGACGGCGCCCGCGCCATCCTGGTCGAGCGTTTCGACGAAGACGCCGATCTGATCGGCGCGCTTCGCGAGGAGATGTGGACCAATGCGCGCATGGCCTCCAAGGTACGCGACGGCAAGAAGACCGAAGGCGAGAAGTTCGCCGACTATTTCGACTTCTCCGAGCCGCTGACCAAGCTGCCCTCGCACCGCATCCTCGCGATGTTCCGCGGCGAGAAGGAGGAGATCCTGGATTTGCAAATCCAGGCCGAAGCCGAGGCGCCGCCGCCGGGCGTGCCCAGCGCCTACGAACTGAAGATCATGAAGCGGTTCGGCATCACCGACCTCAAGCGCGCCGGTGACCGCTGGCTGATCGACACCGTGCGCTGGGCCTGGCGCACCAAGATCCAGGTGCATCTCAACATCGATTTGCGCATGCGGCTGTGGAACGCCGCCGAGACCGAGGCCGTGCGCGTGTTCGCCTCCAATTTGCGCGACCTGCTGCTGGCGGCGCCGGCCGGCACCCGCGTCACCATGGGGCTCGATCCCGGCTACCGCACCGGCGTCAAGGTCGCCGTCACCGACGCGACCGGCAAGGTGGTCGATACCGCCGTGATCTATCCGCACGAGCCGCAGCGGCAGTGGAACGAGTCGCTCGCAACGCTCGGCCGGCTCGCGATGAAGCACAAAGTCGAGCTGATCGCGATCGGCAACGGCACCGCCTCGCGCGAGACCGACAAGCTCGCAGGCGATCTCGTCAAGGGACTGGCCGAGCTGAAGATGTCCAAGATCGTGGTGTCCGAAGCCGGCGCGTCGGTTTATTCGGCCTCGGCCTTCGCGTCGGAGGAACTGCCCGGTCTCGACGTCACCCTGCGCGGCGCGGTCTCGATCGCGCGGCGGCTGCAGGATCCCCTCGCCGAGCTCGTCAAGATCGAGCCCAAGGCGATCGGCGTCGGCCAGTATCAGCACGATCTCGGCCAGGCCAAGCTCGCAAAGTCGCTGGATGCCGTGGTCGAGGATTGCGTGAACGCGGTGGGCGTCGACGTCAACACCGCGTCCGCGCCGCTGCTCGCCCGCGTGTCGGGTGTCGGCTCGGGCCTCGCCCAGAGCATCGTGGCGCATCGTGACGCCAACGGCCCGTTCAAGTCGCGCAAGGCGCTGAAAGACGTGCCGCGGCTCGGGCCGAAGGCGTTCGAGCAGTGCGCCGGCTTCCTTCGCATCCTCGGCGGCGAGGATCCGCTCGACGCGTCCGGCGTGCATCCGGAAGCTTATCCGGTGGTGCGCCGGATCCTCAGCGCCACCAAGAGCGACATCAAGGCGCTAATCGGCTCCAGCGAGATCGTGCGCACCTTGAAGCCGAAGGATTTCGTCGACGAGACCTTCGGTCTGCCGACCGTCACCGACATTTTGAAGGAATTGGAGAAGCCCGGCCGCGACCCGCGTCCGGCCTTCAAGGCCGCCGTGTTCATGGAGGGCGTCGAGGAGATCAAGCATCTCAAGAAGGGCATGATCCTCGAGGGCACCGTGACCAACGTCGCCGCCTTCGGCGCCTTCGTCGACATCGGCGTGCACCAGGACGGCCTCGTGCACATCTCCGCGATGTCGAAGACCTACATCAAGGATCCGCGCGAAGTGGTGAAGCCCGGCGACATCGTCAAGGTCAAGGTGCTGGACTTCGAGGTCGCTCGCAAGCGCATCTCGCTGACCTTGCGCCTCGACGACGAAGTCGGCGCCAAGAAGGACGCCCCCGGCATGCAGCGCGACAACGGCGCGCGCAATCCGTCACGCATGACCTCGTCCGCCCCGCGCAAGCAGGAATCCTCCGGCGGTGGCGGCGCGCTCGCCGAAGCGCTGCGCCGGGCGGCGGAGAAGAACAACGGCAAGAGGGTGTAA
- a CDS encoding response regulator transcription factor yields the protein MSEDNAPEIVLALEIDDPALADRLEALLGNVAGLRVAGPGEQAAATILARDPRVMPDDIPLTQRELDVLALMAEGASNKMIARQLGISVHTVKFHVGSLLDKLDATGRTDAVAHAARRGVIEL from the coding sequence GTGAGCGAGGACAACGCGCCGGAGATCGTGCTCGCTCTGGAGATCGACGACCCCGCGCTCGCCGATCGCCTCGAGGCTTTGCTCGGCAACGTCGCCGGGCTGCGTGTTGCCGGGCCCGGCGAACAGGCCGCGGCGACGATCCTCGCTCGCGATCCACGCGTCATGCCCGACGACATCCCGCTGACGCAGCGCGAGCTCGACGTGCTGGCGCTGATGGCCGAAGGCGCTTCCAACAAGATGATCGCGCGCCAGCTTGGCATCTCCGTGCACACCGTCAAGTTCCATGTCGGTTCGCTGCTCGACAAGCTGGATGCCACCGGCCGCACCGACGCGGTCGCGCATGCGGCGCGCCGCGGCGTGATCGAACTCTGA
- a CDS encoding S1C family serine protease, with the protein MTAPTPLSSLSSALADVVARTAPAVVSVHSHRSRATGFVWKVGLIVTADEALADEGEVEIGLPDGSRAAATIAGRDHTTDIALLRAEIATAPLKLTATVPPLGALAIVVATSRETPSAALGMVSASGNGWRSLRGGEIDARIELDVRLRESQQGGVALDASGEAFGMAVLGPRRVLVIPTATIERVAAQLEVRGRIARGYLGLGLQPVRLDDGVGAMVMNVDKAGPSAAAGIRQGDVIVAVNDQKLSGVRALSRTLGPSSVGALVDVAARRGGEPVSFKVTVGERPEA; encoded by the coding sequence ATGACCGCCCCAACTCCCCTGTCCTCACTGTCGTCAGCCCTCGCGGATGTGGTGGCGCGCACCGCGCCCGCCGTCGTCTCGGTGCACTCGCATCGTTCCCGCGCCACCGGCTTCGTTTGGAAAGTCGGCCTGATCGTCACTGCGGACGAGGCGCTGGCCGACGAGGGCGAGGTCGAGATCGGCCTGCCCGACGGCAGCCGCGCGGCCGCCACGATCGCCGGCCGCGACCACACCACCGATATCGCGCTGCTGCGCGCCGAAATCGCCACGGCACCGCTCAAGCTCACTGCCACGGTCCCACCACTCGGTGCGTTGGCGATCGTGGTCGCAACCAGCCGCGAGACGCCGAGTGCGGCACTCGGGATGGTGTCGGCGTCCGGCAACGGCTGGCGCTCCTTGCGCGGCGGCGAGATCGATGCGCGGATCGAGCTCGACGTCCGCCTGCGCGAAAGCCAACAAGGCGGCGTTGCGCTCGATGCGTCGGGCGAAGCCTTCGGCATGGCCGTGCTCGGACCTCGGCGCGTGCTGGTGATCCCGACCGCGACGATCGAGCGCGTCGCGGCGCAGCTGGAGGTGCGCGGGCGCATCGCGCGCGGCTATCTCGGCCTCGGGCTGCAGCCGGTCCGGCTCGACGACGGCGTCGGCGCGATGGTGATGAATGTCGACAAGGCCGGACCTTCGGCCGCCGCGGGCATCCGCCAGGGCGACGTGATCGTCGCGGTCAACGACCAGAAGCTGTCAGGCGTGCGGGCGCTGTCGCGGACGCTGGGTCCTTCCAGCGTCGGCGCGTTGGTCGATGTCGCCGCGCGTCGCGGCGGTGAGCCGGTCAGCTTCAAGGTCACGGTCGGCGAGAGGCCGGAGGCGTGA
- a CDS encoding GGDEF domain-containing protein, with the protein MPLTMLSRYLHPDPRIRRELVDLLYTSLPQVSAIGVTSVTGAVALAVMSGDIGYAVISVFIFITAAARIYSLFRYRSRAAQFSDTDVIRWERLYGAGASAFGLALGLLSYRALEIDDDPGAWIAFGLSMSFCVGMVSRAAIRPWIILITAAILLMPTIVGGLLRPEFAYKIGAIMLVFFWLTLREASKHLSAAFVERLEAKHRLARQATHDFLTGLPNRAAFFQALAETRDDFAIVAIDLDGFKPVNDRHGHQAGDDLLRQVAERLSLCVGSAGIAARFGGDEFLMLKPVAAGDDGREQALALARQAIRDLSMPFLLTDIPVRIAASAGILVSTGPVTAAKASQLLDCVDRALYVAKRSGGGRWTWSDQDVVVERAAGPR; encoded by the coding sequence ATGCCTCTCACAATGCTGTCCAGGTATTTGCATCCCGATCCGCGCATCCGGCGCGAGCTCGTCGATCTCCTGTACACGTCGCTGCCGCAGGTGTCCGCCATCGGCGTCACCTCGGTGACGGGAGCCGTGGCGCTCGCCGTCATGAGCGGCGATATCGGCTATGCCGTGATCTCGGTCTTCATCTTCATCACGGCCGCGGCCCGAATCTATTCCCTGTTCCGCTACAGGTCGCGTGCGGCGCAATTCTCCGATACCGACGTGATCCGCTGGGAACGGCTTTACGGGGCCGGCGCATCCGCCTTCGGCCTTGCGCTCGGCCTGCTCTCCTATCGTGCGCTCGAGATCGACGACGACCCCGGCGCCTGGATCGCTTTCGGGCTCTCGATGTCGTTCTGCGTCGGCATGGTTTCGCGCGCGGCGATCCGTCCCTGGATCATCCTCATCACGGCGGCCATCCTCCTGATGCCGACGATCGTCGGCGGCCTGCTGCGGCCCGAATTCGCCTACAAGATCGGCGCGATCATGCTGGTGTTCTTCTGGCTGACCTTGCGCGAGGCCTCCAAGCATCTCAGCGCCGCCTTCGTGGAGCGCCTCGAAGCCAAGCACCGGCTGGCGCGGCAGGCCACCCACGACTTCCTCACGGGACTGCCGAACCGCGCCGCGTTCTTCCAGGCGCTGGCGGAGACACGGGACGACTTCGCCATCGTCGCCATCGATCTCGACGGCTTCAAGCCGGTCAACGACCGTCACGGCCATCAAGCCGGTGACGACCTGCTGCGTCAGGTTGCGGAGCGGCTGTCGCTCTGCGTCGGCAGCGCCGGCATCGCCGCCCGCTTCGGCGGCGACGAGTTCCTGATGCTCAAGCCGGTTGCGGCAGGCGACGACGGCCGCGAGCAAGCGCTCGCGCTCGCGCGCCAGGCCATTCGCGATCTCTCGATGCCGTTCCTGCTGACGGACATTCCGGTCCGCATCGCGGCGAGCGCCGGCATTCTCGTCAGCACCGGCCCGGTGACCGCAGCAAAGGCCTCGCAGCTACTGGATTGTGTCGACCGCGCCCTCTACGTCGCCAAGCGCAGTGGAGGCGGACGCTGGACCTGGTCGGACCAGGACGTCGTCGTCGAACGTGCTGCAGGCCCTCGCTGA
- a CDS encoding dihydrodipicolinate synthase family protein, whose product MSEFRGVFPYLVSPVDADGTVRTGVLAKLCDDLIDAGVHGLTPLGSTGEFAYLNPAQRTAIVRTTIEAASGRVPVVAGVASTSTADAVAQAKAYQELGADGILAILEAYFPLADAQIESYFRAIADAVDIPVVIYTNPQFQRSDLTLDVIARLAEHPRIGYIKDASTNTGRLLSIMNRCGDSLRVFSASAHIPAAVMLIGGLGWMAGPACIIPRQSVALYDLCKADRWDEAMTLQRRLWRINEAFARFNLAACIKAGLAIQGYDVGDPVPPQAALTADARKVVEAALRELG is encoded by the coding sequence ATGTCGGAATTTCGCGGTGTCTTCCCCTATCTGGTGTCGCCCGTCGATGCCGACGGCACGGTGCGCACCGGCGTGCTCGCAAAGCTTTGCGACGATCTGATCGACGCCGGCGTGCACGGGCTGACGCCGCTCGGCTCGACCGGCGAGTTCGCCTATCTCAATCCGGCACAGCGTACCGCGATCGTGCGGACCACGATCGAGGCCGCGAGTGGCCGCGTGCCCGTGGTGGCCGGCGTCGCCTCGACCTCGACGGCGGACGCGGTGGCGCAGGCGAAAGCCTATCAGGAGCTCGGCGCCGACGGCATCCTGGCGATCCTGGAGGCGTATTTTCCGCTCGCCGACGCCCAGATCGAATCCTATTTCCGCGCCATCGCGGATGCCGTCGACATCCCCGTCGTCATCTACACCAACCCGCAATTCCAGCGCTCCGATCTCACCCTCGACGTCATCGCGCGGCTCGCCGAGCATCCACGCATCGGCTACATCAAGGACGCGTCGACCAACACCGGCCGGTTGCTCTCGATCATGAACCGCTGCGGGGACTCCTTGCGGGTGTTCTCGGCCTCCGCCCACATCCCGGCCGCGGTGATGCTGATCGGCGGGCTCGGCTGGATGGCCGGGCCGGCCTGCATCATCCCGCGCCAGAGCGTCGCGCTCTACGACCTCTGCAAGGCCGACCGCTGGGACGAGGCGATGACGCTCCAGCGCCGGCTGTGGCGCATCAACGAGGCCTTCGCCCGCTTTAACCTCGCCGCCTGCATCAAGGCCGGGCTTGCGATCCAAGGCTACGACGTCGGCGACCCCGTCCCGCCGCAGGCCGCACTGACGGCCGATGCGCGCAAGGTCGTGGAAGCGGCGCTTAGGGAGCTGGGATAG
- a CDS encoding S1C family serine protease gives MNRPYAIAATAFAGLLLAVTAAKILHVPISYNPWAAPSARAVEQRGPLSDGEKATIDIFERVSPSVVQVAVRSAASPLMGEEGQGGGASGTGFVWDREGHLVTNNHVVANGSEIAVRFASGEVAQVDLVGTAPNYDLAVLRIRSVRELPAPIALGSSSDLKVGQSAFAIGNPFGLDQSMTSGIISALKRRLPTHGGREIANFIQTDAAINPGNSGGPLLDSAGRLIGVTTAIISPSGSNAGIGFAVPVDVVNRIVPELIRNGRVPTPGIGIVAAGEDVSTRLGVEGVIVVRTAPGSPAERAGIRGVNATTGAVGDIITAAEGKPVRRLSDLTDALEQAGAGKTVRLTVKRGSDSRDVNVGIIDIDRS, from the coding sequence ATGAATCGTCCCTACGCGATTGCCGCGACAGCCTTCGCCGGCCTGCTGCTCGCCGTCACTGCCGCGAAGATCCTGCATGTCCCGATCTCGTATAACCCATGGGCGGCGCCCTCCGCACGCGCCGTCGAGCAGCGCGGGCCCCTGTCGGATGGCGAAAAGGCCACCATCGACATCTTCGAGCGCGTATCGCCTTCGGTCGTCCAGGTTGCGGTCAGGTCGGCAGCCAGTCCTCTCATGGGCGAGGAAGGCCAGGGCGGCGGCGCCTCCGGCACGGGCTTCGTCTGGGACCGTGAGGGCCATCTCGTGACGAACAATCACGTCGTCGCCAATGGCAGCGAGATCGCGGTGCGCTTTGCGTCGGGAGAAGTCGCACAGGTGGACCTCGTCGGCACGGCTCCTAATTACGATCTCGCGGTGCTGCGGATCCGCAGCGTGCGCGAGCTTCCAGCGCCGATCGCCCTCGGCAGTTCGAGCGATCTCAAGGTCGGGCAATCCGCCTTCGCGATCGGCAATCCCTTCGGGCTGGATCAATCGATGACCAGCGGCATCATCAGCGCGCTCAAGCGCAGGCTTCCGACCCATGGCGGCCGGGAGATTGCCAACTTCATCCAGACCGATGCCGCGATCAACCCGGGCAATTCAGGCGGGCCCTTGCTGGATTCCGCCGGCCGTCTGATCGGCGTCACGACCGCGATCATATCGCCGTCCGGCTCGAACGCCGGCATCGGCTTCGCGGTGCCGGTCGATGTCGTGAACCGGATCGTTCCCGAGCTCATCCGCAACGGCCGCGTGCCGACGCCCGGAATCGGCATCGTAGCGGCCGGCGAGGATGTTTCCACGCGGCTGGGGGTCGAAGGAGTGATCGTGGTGCGGACGGCCCCTGGCAGCCCTGCCGAGCGGGCGGGGATTCGCGGTGTCAACGCGACGACTGGCGCGGTCGGGGACATCATCACCGCGGCCGAAGGCAAGCCGGTGCGGCGCCTCTCCGATTTAACCGACGCGCTGGAGCAGGCTGGGGCCGGGAAGACCGTTCGGCTCACGGTCAAGCGCGGCTCGGACAGCCGTGACGTGAATGTGGGCATCATCGATATCGACAGGTCCTAA